In one window of Protaetiibacter larvae DNA:
- a CDS encoding TetR family transcriptional regulator, whose translation MSTTAFQRARSEAQRLERREAILAAAVELLRERSVAELSLNELARRVGLAKSNVLRYFESREDVLLQVYDREYRAWLEVFDARLVEGGIRGIEAFSELLAATVAERPMLSELSASAAGVLERNVSGEVAAAYKRAAIANAVRLAELEARHVAPLTEAAAISFVGATNLAIGGIWAATQPSPGMAAAYDAHPELHSLRHDYRVALREFVATLLTGLAHREPALPFVAGPYRLTPEPPSTPIPSA comes from the coding sequence ATGTCGACGACCGCGTTCCAGCGCGCGCGCAGTGAGGCCCAGCGCCTCGAACGGCGCGAGGCGATCCTCGCCGCGGCCGTCGAGCTGCTGCGCGAGCGCAGCGTCGCCGAGCTGAGCCTCAACGAGCTCGCGCGGCGGGTGGGGCTCGCGAAGTCGAACGTGCTGCGCTACTTCGAGTCCCGCGAGGACGTGCTGCTGCAGGTGTACGACCGCGAGTACCGCGCCTGGCTCGAGGTGTTCGACGCGCGGCTCGTCGAGGGCGGGATCCGGGGGATCGAGGCCTTCTCCGAGCTCCTCGCCGCGACCGTCGCCGAGCGTCCGATGCTCAGCGAGCTCTCCGCGAGCGCGGCCGGCGTGCTCGAGCGCAACGTCTCGGGCGAGGTCGCGGCGGCCTACAAGCGTGCGGCGATCGCGAACGCCGTCCGGCTCGCCGAGCTCGAGGCCCGACACGTGGCACCGCTCACCGAGGCGGCCGCGATCTCCTTCGTCGGCGCCACCAACCTGGCCATCGGCGGCATCTGGGCCGCGACGCAGCCCTCGCCGGGGATGGCGGCCGCCTACGACGCGCATCCGGAGCTGCACTCGCTGCGGCACGACTATCGCGTCGCCCTCCGCGAATTCGTGGCCACCCTCCTCACCGGCCTCGCCCACCGCGAGCCGGCGCTCCCCTTCGTCGCCGGCCCCTACCGCCTCACCCCCGAGCCCCCCTCGACTCCCATCCCCTCTGCATAA
- a CDS encoding glutamate-5-semialdehyde dehydrogenase → MADTVTALSLDDKLRAARTASLALAQASTAQKNAGLEAIAQAVETGAERILPANELDLANGRENGLSTGLQDRLRLDEARLAGLAAATRDIIALPDPVGGVVRGSTLPNGLQLTQVRVPFGVVGAIYEARPNVTIDIAALALKSGNAVVLRGGSAAENTNRELVALIQDALASVGLPADAVQTIDEFGREGATQLMQARGLVDVLIPRGSAQLIDTVVRESKVPVIETGAGVVHLYLDASADVEMATEIAVNSKVQRPSVCNALETLLVDASSAERLLPPVLSALRENGVTLHADERTRALFPDAVPVTDEDYATEHMSLDLSVKVVDDLDEALEHIRSYSTHHTESIVTNDMARANRFLAEVDSAVVMVNASTRFTDGGEFGFGAEVGISTQKLHARGPMGLPELTSTKWIVRGEGQVRG, encoded by the coding sequence ATGGCTGACACCGTCACCGCACTGAGCCTCGACGACAAGCTGCGGGCCGCCCGCACGGCATCCCTCGCGCTCGCCCAGGCCTCCACCGCGCAGAAGAACGCCGGGCTCGAGGCGATCGCGCAGGCGGTCGAGACGGGCGCCGAGCGCATCCTGCCGGCCAACGAGCTCGACCTCGCCAACGGCCGCGAGAACGGGCTGTCGACCGGACTGCAGGATCGCCTCCGCCTCGACGAGGCGCGCCTCGCCGGCCTCGCCGCCGCCACCCGCGACATCATCGCGCTGCCGGACCCGGTGGGCGGGGTCGTGCGCGGGTCCACGCTTCCCAACGGCCTGCAGCTCACCCAGGTGCGCGTGCCGTTCGGCGTGGTCGGCGCCATCTACGAGGCCCGCCCCAACGTCACGATCGACATCGCGGCCCTCGCCCTCAAGTCGGGCAACGCCGTCGTGCTGCGCGGCGGGTCCGCCGCCGAGAACACCAACCGCGAGCTCGTCGCCCTCATCCAGGACGCCCTCGCGAGCGTCGGCCTGCCCGCCGACGCCGTGCAGACCATCGACGAGTTCGGCCGCGAGGGCGCCACGCAGCTCATGCAGGCCCGCGGCCTCGTGGACGTGCTCATCCCGCGCGGCTCCGCGCAGCTCATCGACACCGTGGTGCGCGAGTCGAAGGTGCCCGTCATCGAGACGGGCGCCGGGGTCGTGCACCTCTACCTCGACGCGAGCGCGGACGTCGAGATGGCGACCGAGATCGCCGTCAACTCGAAGGTGCAGCGCCCGAGCGTGTGCAACGCCCTCGAGACCCTGCTTGTCGACGCCTCGTCCGCCGAGCGCCTGCTGCCGCCCGTGCTGAGCGCCCTGCGCGAGAACGGGGTGACCCTGCACGCCGACGAGCGCACCCGCGCGCTGTTCCCGGATGCCGTGCCCGTCACCGACGAGGACTACGCGACCGAGCACATGAGTCTCGACCTCTCGGTCAAGGTGGTCGACGACCTCGATGAGGCGCTCGAGCACATCCGCAGCTACTCGACCCACCACACCGAGTCGATCGTCACCAACGACATGGCGCGCGCCAACCGCTTCCTCGCCGAGGTGGACTCCGCGGTCGTCATGGTGAACGCCTCCACACGCTTCACCGACGGAGGCGAGTTCGGGTTCGGCGCCGAGGTCGGCATCTCCACCCAGAAGCTGCACGCGCGCGGCCCGATGGGGCTGCCGGAGCTCACGAGCACCAAATGGATCGTGCGCGGCGAGGGTCAGGTGCGCGGTTGA
- the nadD gene encoding nicotinate-nucleotide adenylyltransferase, whose protein sequence is MSEGAARRPRVGVMGGTFDPIHHGHLVAASEVQQTFDLDEVVFVPTGQPWMKSSVSPAEDRYLMTVVATASNPRFTVSRVDIDRDGPTYTIDTLRELRAERPDAELFFITGADAVAQILQWKDVDELWELAHFVAVSRPGHALDIRGLPEAGVSSLEVPALAISSTECRERVARGYPVWYLVPDGVVQYISKHHLYRSST, encoded by the coding sequence GTGAGCGAAGGAGCCGCGCGTCGACCCCGGGTCGGCGTCATGGGCGGCACCTTCGACCCCATCCACCACGGCCACCTGGTCGCGGCGAGCGAGGTGCAGCAGACCTTCGACCTCGACGAGGTCGTCTTCGTGCCCACCGGGCAGCCGTGGATGAAGTCGAGCGTCTCGCCCGCGGAAGACCGCTACCTGATGACGGTCGTGGCCACGGCGTCCAATCCGCGGTTCACGGTGAGCCGTGTCGACATCGACCGCGACGGTCCCACCTACACGATCGACACGCTGCGCGAACTGCGTGCCGAGCGCCCCGACGCCGAACTGTTCTTCATCACGGGCGCGGATGCGGTGGCGCAGATCCTGCAGTGGAAGGACGTCGACGAGCTCTGGGAACTGGCGCATTTCGTGGCCGTGTCCCGCCCCGGGCATGCCCTCGACATTCGCGGATTGCCGGAGGCTGGCGTAAGCTCGCTGGAAGTGCCCGCTCTGGCCATCTCCTCGACGGAGTGCCGCGAGCGAGTCGCCCGGGGCTACCCGGTGTGGTACTTGGTCCCCGACGGTGTTGTGCAGTACATCTCCAAGCACCACCTGTATCGGAGTTCGACATGA
- the rsfS gene encoding ribosome silencing factor — MTATDRARELVRIAARAADAKKGQDIVALDVSGPLPLTDAFLLVSGDNERNVLAIAGGVEEALIDAGAKPIRREGRTEGRWVLLDFGDLVVHVFHEEDRMFYSLERLWKDCPTLPLGLDPSLIE, encoded by the coding sequence GTGACTGCAACCGATCGTGCGCGCGAACTCGTGCGCATCGCCGCTCGTGCCGCCGACGCGAAGAAGGGCCAGGACATCGTCGCCCTCGATGTGTCCGGTCCGCTTCCGCTGACCGACGCCTTCCTGCTCGTCTCCGGCGACAACGAGCGCAACGTGCTCGCCATCGCCGGCGGCGTGGAGGAGGCGCTCATCGACGCGGGCGCGAAGCCCATCCGTCGCGAGGGCCGCACTGAGGGGCGCTGGGTGCTGCTCGATTTCGGCGACCTCGTGGTGCACGTCTTCCACGAGGAGGACCGCATGTTCTACTCGCTCGAGCGGCTCTGGAAGGACTGCCCGACGCTGCCGCTGGGGCTCGACCCTTCGCTGATCGAGTAG
- a CDS encoding helix-turn-helix transcriptional regulator, which produces MRDDSMPPDGFEPILSLSELAARLGVTPQTIYDLRTQGRGPRGFRVGRQLRFRVSEVDAWLARLEDDDARRHDAGGAR; this is translated from the coding sequence ATGAGAGACGATTCCATGCCCCCGGACGGCTTCGAGCCGATCCTGTCCTTGTCCGAGCTGGCCGCCCGGCTCGGCGTCACGCCGCAGACCATCTACGACCTGAGAACCCAGGGGCGCGGCCCCCGCGGCTTCCGGGTCGGGAGGCAGCTGCGGTTCCGCGTCAGCGAGGTGGACGCCTGGCTGGCCCGCCTGGAGGATGACGATGCCCGCCGCCACGACGCCGGGGGGGCACGGTGA
- a CDS encoding tyrosine-type recombinase/integrase, translating to MSAGRPRTPIGAYGEIGVRPKGRGYIATARYRDRDGRLRPVTATGRSESAARARLKDRMLHRPGHGPAGVLDATSPFPELAELWLADLAMQDLVDGTKDNYRDDLRLHVIPAFEHFALGEITTGRVEGFLKSEAQVSYSRAKHSRTMLNLLFGFALRHDAIPRNPVEGTSPLRKPKGEPQALTLAQIAAIRRAAATWRTGAGAKGPKPDGQVRDIIEVLLGTALRIGECLALRPCDIEDGSHGMILAVRGTVVLRTGSGAVRQDHPKTEHSVRRIAVPQFAAAVIRARLAPLGPEDAERTIFHNRKAGPLSPYNVRRTFRAFLELAGLAESGITLRWYRRTGATVIARGAGTDAAAAFLGHGSTAITEGHYIEPDRSVDLGPAALLERTLRPVDADGFLLALPATRAEDVALAQFDDEEGDDEGWQAA from the coding sequence GTGAGCGCCGGGCGCCCCCGGACCCCGATCGGCGCCTACGGCGAGATCGGGGTCCGGCCGAAGGGTCGCGGCTACATCGCCACCGCCCGCTACCGCGACCGGGACGGCCGCCTCCGCCCCGTGACGGCGACCGGTCGATCCGAGTCGGCCGCTCGTGCCCGGCTGAAGGACCGGATGCTGCACCGGCCGGGCCACGGCCCGGCCGGGGTGCTCGACGCGACGAGCCCCTTCCCTGAGCTTGCCGAACTGTGGCTGGCGGACCTCGCCATGCAAGATCTCGTGGACGGCACGAAGGACAACTACCGGGACGACCTGCGCCTGCACGTCATTCCCGCCTTCGAGCACTTCGCGCTCGGGGAGATCACCACGGGCAGGGTCGAGGGGTTCCTGAAGTCCGAGGCGCAGGTGTCGTACTCGCGGGCCAAGCACTCGCGCACGATGCTGAACCTGCTGTTCGGCTTCGCCCTGCGCCACGACGCGATCCCGCGCAACCCCGTCGAGGGCACTAGCCCGCTCAGGAAGCCGAAGGGCGAGCCGCAGGCGCTCACCCTGGCACAGATCGCCGCCATCCGGCGCGCGGCCGCGACCTGGCGCACCGGCGCAGGCGCCAAGGGGCCGAAGCCGGACGGCCAGGTGCGCGACATCATCGAAGTGCTGCTCGGCACGGCCCTGCGCATCGGCGAGTGCCTAGCCCTGCGGCCCTGCGACATCGAGGACGGGTCGCACGGCATGATCCTGGCCGTCCGCGGCACCGTCGTGTTGCGCACCGGCTCCGGCGCTGTTCGACAGGACCACCCGAAGACGGAGCACTCGGTTCGGCGGATCGCCGTCCCGCAGTTCGCCGCCGCGGTGATCCGCGCCCGGCTTGCGCCGCTCGGCCCGGAGGACGCGGAGCGCACCATCTTCCACAACCGGAAGGCCGGCCCGCTCAGCCCCTACAACGTGCGCCGCACGTTCCGGGCGTTCCTCGAGCTGGCCGGTCTGGCCGAGTCGGGGATCACGCTGCGCTGGTACCGGCGCACCGGCGCGACCGTCATCGCCCGCGGCGCGGGCACCGATGCGGCGGCTGCATTCCTCGGCCACGGCTCCACGGCGATCACCGAGGGGCACTACATCGAGCCCGACCGCAGCGTGGACCTCGGCCCGGCAGCGCTGCTGGAGCGCACCCTGCGCCCGGTCGATGCGGACGGCTTCCTGCTCGCGCTCCCCGCGACCCGTGCGGAGGATGTGGCGCTCGCGCAGTTCGACGACGAGGAAGGCGATGACGAGGGGTGGCAGGCGGCATGA
- a CDS encoding DUF4011 domain-containing protein has translation MKDTLAALKLWRESLVGLDRRSRLIRFKPPRTSSLTIDNPGPDEVLVWIQSGKLQSFVGDVTDSESGETSPARRGNLLHVPRPDAELGPVARNLMRRANEEFLDRGLSVLYVAFGMLRWNDVDGSDMASPIYLVPVELVPEGPKATPRLRGGEDDPVLNPALPLRLADFGIVWPTLEDVDGLSVTEILDRFRGALGKAKDFKEWSLEPEVHLATFSFTKEAMYKDLLDNESVIADHPVVQALANIDPTKQSESFQFDPIDPADIDEAAPPEKTPLVLDADSSQRAAVAAALAGHSFVMDGPPGTGKSQTIANMIGALMHAGKSVLFVSEKIAALDVVRNRLSEGGLGSYLLELHSHKANRKDVAVELMKTLDNVAQPPRGMTAPSRSALEDRRRKLNVYAIAMNETRSPLQASLHDVIGLLADLVHVPAAPVPKRPPLKLDEAGLAAVKEALLRLERTWRPAAQGQTFLWREVKDETSLESRLWLAKSALEELQGTMNLNGDLVRSFGFDRPSRGHDLIALLEHQHAHRPPVIRDDWLTSADWISIDADRRSLGDLVTAHREAARRVTDLAGVAYTDLPLVPPPLPERPALTGAIDLAVLTSTALREASVAFEERQASLTATLAALRGLAQVVGTAVPVSYPDADRLIRIAELRAHDASIEPSWLSASGLQAARDALSATRLKALALDRAEGQASGIYRTEALAAPLRELQDRFANLHKGLRKLSGAYRADKRSISLLLADASQVKSGIARLSDAIAWSDAASEFETVSAVHSSAFGKQWNARSTDWDAIDRALTVVEEVLTLCGGSVTPVTVAYFTAAPLDISHEQIGISARAELESWRASVAPVPAVAGRPELLVEPIEVSIDWLAAHVAPMREAAARVESVSAATGRDHALKEAEAILAAAEVARGAASALDAAATHLAGQFGELFQGPATDLEVVDEALGWTSRTRDFASGLLSLDQLQALSSSTPVDVLPAVVEKWERARDEVIGAFDSSRADELLGEFGEFSSAFDLLRDLATDTVGQQEWFDYMAIRSELRELDLDSTVDFCIEQRVAAADVPKVVERALLRAWVDAQIKGDERLHPLLAGDREALVEEFRKLDRELVAAATSDIVRAANARRPSNTSLGEPALIRREGMKQRRHIAVRSLIAQARSAAQAIKPVFMMSPLAVSQYLPPDIKFDVVIFDEASQVTPGDSINCIYRGRSFILAGDDKQLPPTQFFERLTESEDIDELESDVKDFQSILELAKSSGAFRNLGLRWHYRSRHEALIAFSNYRFYEGHLVTYPSAQEEGTDVGVEFFLADGMYRRGGGADNPKEAKVVAERVIHHYRTRSELSLGVVTFSVAQADAVVAAVDELRAQHRELDGYFDKSDRLNGFFVRSLESVQGDERDVVIFSVGYGPDEAGKISANFGVLNKDKGWRRLNVGVTRARQRVEVVASMEAGDIPPSTNENVEALRAYLDFARRGISTLGTQASATGLMPESPFEESVIRTIESWGYSVEPQVGAAGFRIDMAVRHPAKPGVFAIGVECDGYQYHSAPAARDRDRLRDQVLEGLGWTLHRIWGTAWYRDRAPEEARLRAAIEAAVSGTAARSRASGIQRPVVETVPSEGDEEFSWAVAYSKAALVKLPHWVEPAEPGNHLHLVEPIKAIALAEGPVHMETLSERIREWWAVGRVSSRLRDNLDLAIRRAGLNRDGDFIDVADRPVSKVRSLDHSRKPEHVHLDEFALAAEMLVRDVGGASRAEVVVALARLFGWGRTGAIVDQRLNQAIDRAVQLGRLAEIDGMLSINGDAP, from the coding sequence ATGAAGGACACCCTTGCGGCGTTGAAGCTGTGGCGTGAAAGCCTTGTCGGTCTCGATCGCCGTTCTCGACTAATCCGTTTCAAGCCACCGAGGACTTCATCGCTGACCATCGACAACCCGGGGCCCGACGAGGTGCTCGTCTGGATCCAGTCGGGGAAGCTGCAATCGTTCGTCGGTGATGTGACCGACTCTGAGTCCGGGGAAACCTCGCCGGCGCGACGCGGGAACTTGCTCCACGTTCCCCGTCCGGACGCAGAGCTTGGACCCGTCGCCCGGAACCTCATGCGCAGAGCCAACGAGGAGTTCCTCGATCGCGGGCTTTCCGTCCTATACGTCGCATTTGGGATGCTTCGCTGGAATGACGTCGACGGCTCCGACATGGCGAGCCCGATATACCTAGTTCCGGTTGAGTTGGTACCGGAGGGACCGAAGGCGACTCCACGGCTACGGGGAGGCGAGGACGACCCGGTCCTCAACCCGGCTCTCCCGCTTCGCCTGGCCGACTTCGGCATTGTGTGGCCCACGCTCGAGGACGTGGATGGTCTCAGCGTCACCGAGATCCTCGACCGGTTCCGTGGTGCGCTCGGGAAGGCGAAGGACTTCAAAGAATGGAGTCTGGAGCCGGAGGTCCACCTGGCTACCTTCTCCTTCACCAAGGAAGCGATGTACAAGGATCTACTCGACAACGAGTCGGTCATTGCGGATCACCCGGTAGTACAGGCGCTTGCCAACATCGATCCGACGAAACAGTCGGAGAGCTTCCAGTTCGACCCGATCGACCCGGCCGATATCGACGAGGCAGCGCCACCCGAGAAGACGCCGCTGGTTCTCGACGCGGATTCGTCGCAACGGGCCGCCGTAGCGGCGGCGCTTGCAGGGCACAGCTTCGTAATGGACGGCCCTCCGGGAACAGGCAAGTCGCAGACGATCGCCAACATGATCGGTGCACTGATGCACGCCGGTAAGTCGGTGCTTTTCGTTTCGGAGAAGATCGCCGCTCTTGATGTGGTGAGGAACCGCCTTAGTGAAGGGGGGCTCGGAAGCTACCTGCTGGAGCTGCACTCGCACAAGGCCAACCGCAAGGACGTTGCGGTCGAGTTGATGAAGACGCTCGACAACGTCGCACAGCCACCGCGGGGCATGACTGCGCCGTCACGCTCTGCCTTGGAGGACCGTCGCCGGAAGCTCAACGTCTACGCGATCGCGATGAACGAGACGCGCTCGCCCCTCCAAGCCTCCCTTCATGACGTGATCGGGCTACTTGCTGACCTCGTGCACGTCCCTGCGGCTCCGGTACCGAAGCGCCCGCCGCTGAAGCTCGACGAGGCTGGTCTTGCCGCTGTCAAAGAAGCTCTGCTGCGACTGGAGCGAACTTGGCGGCCAGCAGCCCAGGGGCAGACCTTCCTGTGGCGGGAAGTCAAAGACGAGACCTCGCTGGAATCCAGACTCTGGCTTGCGAAGAGCGCCCTTGAGGAGTTGCAAGGAACGATGAATCTCAACGGAGATCTCGTTCGCTCGTTCGGCTTCGATCGCCCAAGTCGTGGCCACGACCTCATCGCACTCCTTGAGCACCAGCATGCCCATCGCCCTCCGGTGATCCGCGACGACTGGCTCACTTCGGCTGACTGGATCTCTATCGACGCCGACCGCAGATCGCTAGGTGACTTGGTAACGGCCCACCGTGAAGCTGCTCGTCGCGTCACCGACCTCGCTGGAGTGGCCTATACAGATCTCCCCCTCGTCCCTCCGCCGCTCCCGGAGCGGCCCGCATTGACGGGGGCCATCGATCTTGCAGTGCTTACGTCAACCGCGCTCCGCGAGGCATCGGTCGCATTCGAAGAGCGGCAGGCGTCGCTCACCGCCACCTTGGCCGCCCTGAGAGGCCTCGCGCAGGTTGTCGGCACGGCGGTTCCAGTGTCTTACCCCGATGCCGACCGTCTCATCCGTATTGCTGAGCTCCGCGCGCACGACGCCAGCATCGAGCCCTCGTGGCTTTCCGCGAGCGGGCTGCAGGCAGCACGTGATGCCCTCTCGGCGACGCGCCTCAAGGCACTTGCTCTCGATCGCGCCGAAGGGCAGGCTTCGGGAATCTATAGGACTGAAGCTCTCGCCGCGCCGCTTCGCGAGCTTCAGGATCGTTTCGCCAATCTCCATAAGGGTCTCCGCAAGCTTTCGGGTGCATATCGGGCCGACAAGCGCTCGATTTCCTTGCTTCTGGCCGATGCGAGCCAGGTCAAGTCCGGTATCGCGCGCCTGTCGGATGCAATCGCCTGGTCGGATGCCGCGAGCGAGTTCGAGACGGTGAGTGCGGTGCACTCATCGGCATTCGGCAAACAGTGGAACGCGCGGTCAACGGATTGGGACGCGATCGATCGCGCACTGACGGTAGTCGAGGAGGTACTTACGCTTTGCGGCGGCTCGGTGACGCCCGTGACCGTCGCCTACTTCACGGCAGCACCGCTCGACATCTCCCACGAGCAGATCGGCATTTCTGCGCGCGCCGAGCTCGAATCCTGGCGTGCCAGTGTGGCCCCGGTTCCAGCGGTCGCCGGTCGCCCCGAGCTGCTCGTGGAGCCGATCGAGGTATCGATCGACTGGCTGGCAGCCCATGTGGCGCCCATGCGCGAAGCTGCCGCCCGCGTCGAATCGGTTTCGGCTGCGACGGGCAGAGACCACGCCTTGAAGGAAGCCGAGGCGATCCTTGCGGCGGCAGAGGTTGCTCGTGGAGCTGCTTCCGCGCTCGACGCAGCCGCAACACACCTCGCAGGACAGTTCGGTGAGCTTTTCCAGGGGCCGGCTACCGACCTCGAGGTTGTTGACGAGGCACTTGGCTGGACTTCCCGGACCCGGGACTTTGCCTCTGGTCTTCTGAGCCTCGATCAGCTTCAGGCGCTCTCGTCATCGACACCGGTTGATGTGCTCCCTGCAGTCGTCGAGAAGTGGGAACGCGCCCGAGATGAGGTCATCGGTGCCTTTGACTCGAGCCGAGCCGACGAACTGCTCGGCGAGTTCGGCGAGTTCAGCAGCGCCTTCGACCTGCTACGTGACCTCGCGACGGACACCGTCGGCCAGCAGGAGTGGTTCGACTACATGGCTATCAGATCAGAACTGCGAGAGCTCGACCTCGACAGCACGGTGGACTTCTGCATCGAGCAACGCGTGGCCGCCGCGGATGTGCCGAAGGTGGTCGAGCGAGCACTCCTTCGCGCCTGGGTGGACGCTCAGATCAAGGGCGATGAGCGTCTGCACCCGTTGCTCGCCGGGGACCGGGAAGCCCTCGTCGAGGAGTTCAGGAAGCTCGATCGTGAGTTGGTGGCCGCTGCGACGAGCGACATCGTTCGTGCCGCCAACGCCCGCCGTCCGTCGAACACCTCGCTGGGCGAGCCCGCGCTCATCCGTAGGGAGGGCATGAAGCAACGACGGCACATCGCCGTTCGCAGCCTGATCGCTCAGGCACGATCGGCGGCCCAGGCGATCAAGCCTGTATTCATGATGTCGCCGCTCGCTGTCTCGCAGTACCTACCGCCCGACATCAAGTTCGATGTCGTCATCTTCGACGAGGCATCCCAGGTGACGCCAGGAGACTCGATCAACTGCATCTACCGCGGGCGATCCTTCATCCTCGCCGGTGACGACAAGCAGCTTCCACCGACGCAGTTCTTCGAGCGACTCACCGAGTCCGAGGACATCGACGAACTCGAGTCGGACGTCAAGGACTTCCAGTCGATTCTTGAGCTCGCGAAGTCGTCGGGAGCCTTCCGCAACCTTGGGCTTCGATGGCACTACCGCTCGCGGCATGAAGCGCTCATCGCCTTCTCCAACTACCGGTTCTACGAAGGGCACCTAGTCACCTATCCCTCAGCTCAGGAGGAGGGCACTGATGTCGGAGTGGAGTTCTTCCTCGCTGATGGGATGTATCGACGCGGCGGGGGCGCAGACAACCCCAAGGAAGCCAAGGTCGTCGCCGAGCGGGTGATCCATCACTACCGGACTCGCTCTGAGCTGTCACTCGGGGTGGTGACCTTCTCAGTTGCCCAGGCAGACGCGGTCGTGGCTGCCGTTGATGAACTTCGCGCCCAACACCGCGAGCTTGATGGCTACTTCGACAAGAGCGACCGCCTCAATGGGTTCTTCGTTCGTTCGCTTGAATCAGTACAGGGCGATGAGCGCGACGTGGTCATCTTCTCTGTCGGATACGGGCCGGATGAGGCGGGGAAGATTTCCGCCAACTTCGGCGTGCTGAACAAGGACAAGGGTTGGAGGCGGCTGAACGTTGGCGTGACTCGTGCTCGCCAACGTGTGGAGGTCGTCGCCTCGATGGAGGCTGGTGACATCCCGCCGTCGACGAACGAGAACGTCGAGGCCCTCCGCGCGTACTTGGACTTCGCCCGCCGTGGCATCAGCACTCTCGGCACACAGGCCTCGGCGACGGGACTCATGCCCGAGTCGCCGTTTGAAGAGTCGGTCATTCGGACCATCGAGTCGTGGGGCTACTCGGTGGAGCCTCAAGTGGGCGCAGCAGGATTCCGCATCGACATGGCAGTGCGCCACCCTGCCAAGCCAGGGGTATTCGCCATCGGAGTGGAGTGCGACGGCTATCAGTACCACTCAGCCCCGGCAGCGCGTGACCGAGACCGCCTTCGCGACCAGGTCCTCGAAGGGCTGGGCTGGACGCTTCATCGCATTTGGGGCACCGCCTGGTACCGCGACCGGGCGCCAGAGGAGGCCCGCCTGCGCGCTGCGATTGAGGCGGCGGTGTCGGGAACCGCAGCCCGAAGCCGGGCCTCTGGCATTCAGCGTCCGGTCGTCGAGACAGTGCCATCCGAAGGCGACGAAGAGTTCTCCTGGGCCGTCGCCTACTCCAAGGCTGCGCTCGTCAAGCTTCCGCACTGGGTCGAGCCGGCTGAGCCGGGGAATCATCTCCACCTCGTTGAGCCGATCAAGGCAATCGCACTCGCCGAGGGCCCAGTGCATATGGAGACGCTCAGTGAGCGCATCCGCGAATGGTGGGCAGTCGGCAGAGTTTCTTCGCGCCTTCGGGACAACCTCGACCTAGCAATCCGGCGGGCTGGACTGAACAGGGACGGCGACTTCATCGACGTGGCCGACCGGCCGGTTTCGAAGGTTCGATCGCTCGATCATTCCCGCAAACCCGAACACGTGCACTTGGACGAGTTTGCACTTGCCGCCGAGATGCTCGTCCGGGACGTGGGTGGTGCCTCGCGCGCGGAAGTGGTCGTCGCACTGGCACGGCTGTTCGGCTGGGGGCGAACGGGCGCCATAGTCGATCAGCGCCTCAACCAGGCGATCGACAGGGCTGTACAGCTTGGTCGCCTGGCTGAGATCGACGGCATGCTCTCGATCAATGGCGATGCCCCGTGA
- a CDS encoding type II toxin-antitoxin system RelE/ParE family toxin — protein sequence MTYRVRLTRNAQRDRDRVLAWYDAEAPDQSGRFVDEFYATARRLEDFPRSSPELRGGARRANLHVFPYQLWYRVHEEAQEVEIIAVLHHRQDSAEFDGRLL from the coding sequence GTGACCTACCGTGTCCGCCTGACGCGGAACGCCCAGCGGGATCGTGACCGCGTCCTCGCGTGGTACGACGCCGAGGCACCGGATCAGAGCGGGCGGTTCGTCGACGAGTTCTACGCGACCGCGCGGCGGCTCGAAGACTTCCCGCGCTCGTCGCCGGAGCTGCGCGGGGGAGCGCGGCGGGCGAATCTGCACGTCTTCCCGTACCAGCTCTGGTACCGGGTTCACGAGGAGGCGCAGGAGGTCGAGATCATCGCCGTGCTGCACCACCGGCAGGACTCGGCGGAGTTCGACGGCCGACTGCTGTAG